From the genome of Asterias amurensis chromosome 17, ASM3211899v1, one region includes:
- the LOC139949443 gene encoding epidermal retinol dehydrogenase 2-like: MGFTIMGWFVLTCIAVGGLLIFSCLRWISKTITKTGSKMSLQAVVFGLLRDLFLILWYFLEAIVLSVIPRSLRRRKSVAGEIVLITGAGSGIGRLLAHKFSDLGATLVLWDVNETGNQETANQVRENGGTVHDYTVDISVSDNVYNAAEIVKRDVGDVTILVNNAGVVTGKMFLDCPDHLIKRTMDVNISAHFWTLKAFLPSMIAKNKGHIVNVASLAGLFGMKNLVDYCTSKFAAVGLHDALQYELVFSGKTGVKTTVVCPFFIDTGMFSGVKVKDPLMTLSLLKPSYVIRNIMDAVLLEEKMCILPRLITFAAYIKYLLPEKATLLVFRRLGFDVCMESFVGRGKKD; encoded by the exons ATGGGTTTCACAATCATGGGATGGTTCGTTCTGACATGCATTGCTGTCGGTGGCCTACTGATATTCAGTTGTCTGCGATGGATATCAAAAACTATAACTAAGACAG ggAGCAAGATGTCGCTTCAAGCTGTGGTCTTCGGTTTGCTGAGGGATCTTTTTCTCATCTTGTGGTACTTCCTGGAGGCAATAGTGCTGTCAGTTATTCCTCGATCTTTGCGGAGACGCAAAAGTGTGGCAGGGGAAATTGTGCTGATCACTGGTGCAG GTAGCGGAATTGGAAGACTCTTGGCTCACAAGTTCTCCGATCTTGGTGCGACGCTTGTTCTATGGGATGTCAACGAGACTGGTAACCAAGAGACAGCCAACCAGGTCCGAGAAAATGGCGGAACTGTCCATGACTACACTGTGGACATAAGCGTCAGTGATAATGTGTATAATGCAGCAGAGATTGTCAAGAGAGATGTTGGTGAT GTCACAATACTCGTCAACAATGCAGGAGTTGTGACTGGAAAAATGTTCTTGGACTGTCCTGACCATTTGATCAAAAGAACAATGGACGTCAATATCAGTGCACACTTTTGG ACATTGAAAGCGTTTCTCCCATCCATGATTGCAAAGAACAAGGGCCACATTGTCAATGTAGCCAGCCTGGCTGGACTATTTGGCATGAAGAATCTGGTAGACTATTGCACCAGCAAGTTTGCTGCTGTGGGCCTGCACGATGCATTGCAGTATGAGCTGGTGTTCTCTGGAAAGACTGGAGTCAAGACTACAGTTGTGTGTCCGTTCTTTATTGACACTGGCATGTTCAGTGGAGTCAAAGTAAA AGATCCATTGATGACGCTTTCCTTGCTGAAGCCATCGTACGTCATTAGAAACATCATGGATGCTGTCCTTCTGGAGGAAAAGATGTGTATTCTCCCCAGGCTAATCACCTTTGCAGCGTACATTAAATA CTTGCTGCCAGAGAAGGCAACACTACTTGTCTTCCGCCGTCTTGGCTTCGATGTATGTATGGAATCATTTGTTGGTAGAGGCAAAAAAGACTAA